The following is a genomic window from Candidatus Latescibacter sp..
CTGAACGAGTATTCCGATTTGCATTCTATCCCCCCGCCGTCTTCGTCGGCGACCCCCTTATTAAGGGGGTTAAAGCGCTCCGCCGCATCGTATTGACCCCTTAACAAGGGGGGATGCCGAAGGCAGGGGGGATCAAAGTTACACCTTTGCTGACTTGATGGGATAACAGGTTTCTACAATCTCAATGTCTTCATACTCGACACGGGAATCTCTTATCCGGAAAGACCTTACCGGCTCCTCACCATTCATCAGCGAGATTATTATATACCGGATTCCAGGATCGTACGCGAGCCGGATATCTTCATCTGATGGTCGAGCAGGCGTTGCAGGATGGCTATGATACACTGCTGCAAGCTGTATGTTGTTGTTTCTCATATCTCTGAGAACCGAAAACTGTTCCTCCGGATCGAGAGAGAAGTGTTCTCCGGAACCATCACAATTTTTCATCCGATAGCAGGCTGTAATAATCCCATTACTTTCCCCGAGATAACCGCATGCCTCTACGGGCGCGTCCTGTCTGGAATGTTCAACTATAGCTGCCAAAACAGCTTTTGTTATTTGTACCATAGTCGAAGTCCTTTTATTCCGTATTCTTTTTCAAATCGCACACGGGGAGTTCCCCGTCAACGAGCTCTCGTATCGTAGGCATGTCACTGCATACCTCACAATCATTCCTTTTTTTAAACGAAACCGTCCTGAAATCCATGGTCATCGCATTGAACGTCAGAAGTCTGTTTGTCAGACAGCCGCCGATGCCCAGTACGAATTTTAAAGCCTCGGCTGCCTGAATGGTACCCAGTATTCCAGCGACCGCACCAAGAATTCCGGCTTCCGAGCAGGTCGGAACGAGATTCTTCGGAGGCGGAGCGGAAAATACACACCGGTAACAGGCGGATTGTCCCGGCACAACAGTCATGGTCTGCCCGTTAAAACGGAGAATGCCGCCATGAGAGAAAGGAATACCTGCCATGACGCACGCATCGTTGATCAAAAACTTAGCAGCGAAATTGTCAGTTCCGTCGATAACGAAATCCCACCCTTCGAGAATCCCCATGATAGTATCAGCCCGCACAAATTCATGGATAGCTTTGATGCTGACATCAGGGTTGATCGCCTGCATTTTCTCGGCGGCGGAGAGTACTTTCGGTGTACCGATGTCCTTGGTGAAATGGATCACCTGGCGCTGAAGATTCGACAGTTCCACTCTGTCGTAATCGACGATGCCAATTGTTCCCACACCGGCAGCGGCAAGATAGAGGGCTACCGGAGCTCCCAGGCCGCCGGCTCCCATTATCAACACGCTGCTTTCCATAATTTTTATCTGTCCCTCAACACCGACATCCTTCAACAAAATATGCCGGCTGTACCTCTCCAACTGATCTTCCGTAAATTGTATCATATCACCTCTAACGCTTGTTCAATGTCTTCAAGTATGTCTTCACTGTCTTCTATACCGGCTGCGAGACGAACCATCGAATCGGAGACACCCATCTCCTTTTTTTGTTCCACCGAGAATTCACAAAAAATCGTTGAGGCGGGATGCAGAACGAGTGTCTTGTTATCATTGAGGTTAGTAGCCCGCCTGATGATGCGTAAATTGTCCATAAACCGGTAGCAATCATCACGATTCCCCAATTCGAACGTCAGCAATCCCCCGAATTTGTTCCCGAACTGAGCAACAGCAATTTCATGGAAACGCGAGCTTTCCAATCCAGGATACCGTACCGATTTCGCAACCGGGTGACGTTCAAGAAAACGCGCCATTTCAAGAGCATTTGCACAGCTTTTGTCGATTCGCAGGCTCATGGTTTCAAGACCGAGAGTCTGTAGATACGCATTATGGGGTGACAGACAAGAACCGAGATTCCGAAACACCTCCCGCTTCAATTTGGCTAAAAGAGTAAAATTGCCGTATTTTTGTGAATCTTCCTTCAGTTTGCCACACCGGCTCCAATCAAACAATCCGTTATCTATGATCACGCCGCCAACACTGGTCGCTCCGCCGGACATGTACTTTGTGCTCGATATAATTTCAATATCCACCCCGAAATCCTTCGATTTGAAGATATAGGGAGTTGTCAGCGTTCCGTCCACTATCACTGGAATTCTCCGGGAATGAGCTATCTCGGTGATTTTTTTTACATCGGCTACTTCCAATTGAGGGTTAGTGATCACTTCGAGAAAAACAGCCCGTGTGCCATCGTCAATGATCCGTTCAATAGATTCAGGTTCACTCATGTCCACAAATCTGGTTTCAAGCCCCCAATCTTTCAGTGTTTTTCCCAAAAGGGAAAGCGTATTGCCAAACAAGAACCGGGTTGTGACAATATTCGATCCGGCCTCGGCAAGAGTAATGAGAACATTGGCAATAGCGGCCATCCCGGAAGAAACAGCAATGACACCGAGGGCATCTGAAAGAAGACGTACTCTCTGTTCGAAATCTTCGACTGTCGGATTGCTGATGCGGCTGTACGAATGAGTATTCAGCTTTCCCTCAAATGCCAGCTGCAGTTCTTTTGAGGATTCGTATTCAAAAGCGGCGCTATCATATACCGGCATTCGCAGCGAACCGTGGACATCTTTACGGGAAGAATCACCGGTCAGCCTGATACCATGTATGGCTTTTGTCGAGAAACCGGTCAAATTTACATTCCCCCTCCCATGAAATAAAGAAAATCAATTATATCGTTTTCCAGTACCGGAGTTTCCGCGAACACCTCCCGTTTGACAAAATTCCCGTTCAACTGTACCGATACCATGTCCTGGTCTTTCACGTTTTTTATTTCCAAGAGCTTCTGAACCGTAACACGGTCAGCTTCAATTGTCTGTTTTTCTCCATTGATAGTGATAATCATAACGCAACCTCCATAAGAATACGTGTTAACACATTGGTTTCAGATACCATTTTATCTCCCTATTCTATGGTACGCTATTCTCCCTGAGATAAAAGTTTCTTCTACAATACAGGAGTGTTTGAGCTTTGAAACTTCTTTACTGTTTTATTCCCTGGTGAATCGCCGCCACACCAAACAACAAGCGATCGAAGGTGACTTTCTCGAAACCGGACTGGTGCATAATTTCGGCCAATTCTTCCGCCGCATAAAAGCGGGGTATCGTTCCCGCCAGATAAGCATACGCGGTTCTGGAACCGGATATCCGGCTTCCTATCGATTTCACACAAAGCTTCACATACATGTGAAAACATCGTCTCACGATAGAAAACGGCGGTCTGCTGGTTTCCAGGTTTACGAAACGTCCACCAGACTTTAAAACCCTGTATATCTCTGCAAACGTTTTGATAAGTGTCGTTTTGTCAAGATTGACGTTGCGTGCGGCAAACGACATCGTAATCAGATTGAAGCTTTCATCGGGAAAGGGCAATGCCCTGATATCGGAAGCGAGAAAGGTGATGTCTTTTCCTTTCGGCTTTCGAGTCGCTACTCCCAGCATGGGCAGGGAGAAATCTATTCCGTAAATGTCTGTTCCTTCCGGGGCGAGACGTCGAAGATATGAAGCCGTCTCACCGGTGCCGGTACACATGTCGGCCCATTGACCGGCGCCGGCCCTTGCGGCGAGTCTTGCCGCCCGCTTACGCCAGGCGATATCGAAACCGAATGCCAGGATGTGGTTTATTTTTTCGTATGTGGCCGTCACCTCTGAGAAGACGTTTTGAATGAAACCTGTCATTTCGGAACGCATGCTGTTTTGTTCCCTTTCTATATTTGCCTGGTAGCTCGAGGTTTAACTGTGCGCGGTCGCGGTATATATTAAAAATTCGAGCTTATTATAAACCTGAATGACTGATCGGCATTCATCTTCCGAAGTATACGTTGGGCCTTGCGCACTTCCTTACCGTTTACCTTGTTAAGATCAAGTATGTACTGTCGTCCTTCCGTTGTGTCAAGGATAACAGTGTCTTCCCGCCAATCCACTTCTGCGAGCATGTCCCCGTCTGTCTCAGGACGGTCATCACGCGAAATATTGACTACCCGCTCCTCATATGTACGATGCCCAATGCCCTACTCGAGCAAACTCCCCAACAAACTCACACTCAAGCTTGACTACTCTCGGATACTACTTCATTCATGGTATCCTTGTTAACTTTTAGCGGCCGGGTATGTATTCCGCATTCTCCGCCGCATTTACTGGTGCCGATCCAGCGTCCGGCGCGCTCATTATCTTCGCTGGTTATCTTAGTGCATGGCGCACACCCTAAAGAACGGTATCCTTCGGCATAGAGCGGGTTCACCGGTACCCGATATAGCGCCAGGTACTGCCATACCTCCCGTTCTTTCCATATAAGAATAGGGTTAAGCTTTACCAATCCCTCATCCCTTTCTTCGACCTCCTTAAAATCAGTACGGGTGCGGCCTTCGGTGCAACGCAAACCTGTCACCCAACATGTAACACCCATCTCCTCAATTGCCCTTTTCACCGGCTCCACTTTCAGGATATCGCAGCAGAGATCGGGTTTGGTTTCATAAAGCTTATCGGGGATCGGTACGTCACTTTTGTAGACTTTTAATTCCGGATAACGTTTGACAACATCATTCATAAAAGCTACGGTTTCTGCCGGTTTATACCGGGTGGTAACAATAAATCCCCGTATCTTAGGATTCACCTTTTTGGCAAGGTCCCACACAGCGACAGAATCCTTGCCTAAGCTGTTGGCTACAACCAGAGAATCACCATAGCGTTTATAGGCCTCCCCGATCAACTGCTTAGACCGCTCCACCTTTTCCTTAAAGTTCAACGTCTCCACCAATACCTTTAAATCGTCCTTGTTGTCCAAAATGCCCATCTTCGTTCTCCTTTTTGTGTTATTTTTCAAGAAGGCACCGCTTTCATCGGTATTGTTTTTCTCCAAACAGGCCGATGCAAAAACGTTCCGGTCAGTACATATAGCCGATCCCCACGTTCAACTGCTCCCATGATTTTCCGGCTTTTGTCTCCCAGTTCTCCACATCCGCCTTGAGGGCCACCTGGCTAATCGGGAAAAAAGAGACGCCGAAAGTCGATACCTTCACATCGTTCGCGGGGTTCACAGTCAGTCCGGGCACCATGGATCGCTGCGTATTGTATCGCTCATGCCGTCCGAAAATGACAAGATTCATGTCGCTGGGAAGGAAATGTTTCCCCAGATGATACGCGGCTTCGGCATACCCGCCGGTTATCTCTTTCCCGACCGCCTGGCCGGTTTTCGCGAAAATCGCCCCGGTATCCCCTACGGTGATCCTCGTATAGAGGCCGGTCAGCTCGAGTCCCTTGAACCAGTACCGCGCGTCAGCCTCCCATAAATCGACCCTGGCGTCGCCGACCCCGTCGATTCCCTGGCCGGAATTACCGGTATAACCGGAAGCACCCAGACGGAGCCCTTTTACGCCCGCATACTCGAGTCGTCCGACCAGCGCGAGATCGTTCGACGGCGATTCAGCCACCTTGCCCCGTCCATTGCGAATACCGCTCCCGGCGGTGAAATCGGATGCGTTGAGGCCGCCGACCAGGTACACGCGGTACCGGAGATTGCCGCCCATGGTTTTTCCGAACACCCCGATGCCGCCTTCCTGCCAGGTTGTCGGTATTATGTTCTTCTGCACGTAAGGACGCTCGACACTGTAGAAGAGGGGCGGCTCGTGGAACTCATTCAGATAGCCCACCGGCATGAGCATGCTTCCCGCTCGGATGTTGAAGCTCTCCGTCAGGAGAATATCCACAAAGGCAAACTCGAGCTCCATTTCCTTCGCTGCGTGCTCGAAGTCCACCTCGGCGTTGAACAGGACCCGGTCGGAATAGCGGTACGTCCATCCAAGCACGAGGCGATGATTGTCCATCATGTCGGTTGAACCGGGTTTGTTCGAGTTGTTGTAGTGGAGCTCCCCATATCCGTGAAATCTGATCTTGTCATTCTCTTCAGATGCCTGCGAAGCAGCCGGAAACACTGCCGCAATAGCAGCGATTATGTAGATGGTATAGAACTGTTTTTTCATCTTCTTATTTCCTTGTCTAATGTTGATTACAGCGGTAAGGCCGAATTTCCTCATAAAAGCAGCGTTCGAATGCTGAGGCCCATCACGAGAAGGCCAACAAGAACCATCAGCGCCTTTAAATCATCCTTGTTGTTTAAAATACTCATTACTTGTTTCTCCTTTTATTACGTTATTAAATCCCAAAATACTGGTGTGTAGAAAAATACCTTTCGCCTGTATCCGGGAAAACCACAACTACTCTTTTGCCCGGCCCAAGTTCCTGCGCCAGTATTAGTCCGGCACAGGCTGCAGCGCCGCTGGAAATCCCTACAAATAATCCTTCTTCGCGGGCAAGCCTTCCTGCCATTTCAAAGGCATTCTTGTCAGAAACCTGTATTACCCGGTCAATCACATTGCGGTTAAGCAGGTCCGGAATAAACCCGGCGCCTATCCCCTGTATCTTGTGCGGACCGGGCTTTTTCCCGGAAAGCACAGCGCTTGTCTCCGGCTCGACAGCTACAACCCTTATCCTGGGGTCCTGTTCCTTCAGAACCTCGCCTACTCCGGTAATCGTCCCGCCGGTCCCTACGCCTGCGACAAAGGCGTCAATCCTGTTGCCGGTAACACGTAAAATTTCGCGCGCAGTTGTCTCCCGATGCGCCCGGATATTGGCTGTATTCTTAAATTGATCAGGCATAAAACTGTCAGGAATCTTCCTGTGCAGTTCCTCTGCCTTTTTTATCGCTCCCTGCATTCCCGAGTTACCGGGAGTAAGCACAATCTCCGCTCCGTATGACCTGAGGATATAAATCCGCTCTAAACTCATTGTTTCCGGCATTGTGAAAATACATTTATATCCTTTGACCGCCGCTATCATTGCCAATCCTATCCCGGTATTTCCCGAAGTCGGCTCAATAATGGTATAGTGCGGCTTTAAAAATCCTTTCTCCTCGGCATCCCGGATCATAAAGAAACAAGCCCTGTCCTTGACACTTCCGCCGGGATTAAAATACTCAACTTTGGCGATAACCTCGGCGTAGTTTTCTTTCACCACCCTGTTCAGCCGCACCAAAGGAGTCCTTCCGATAAGTTCGCTAACATCGCCTGCAATCCTATCTGAAACAGGCATGTCTTACCTCTTTAGTAAAGTTAACGAGAAATATGCTAAAGCAGTTGATATGAGCGGCGTAATCACCCAGACCGCCAATGTTTTCGTGGTAACGTGGCTTTCCATCGTTGACTTATGCCCGTTCTTCATGCAACTGATTGCAAATATGGCAAAAACATTTAGCTGAACCAGAGACTGGGGTATACCCAGAATCGAAGCAAAAATAAGCAGCGTGGCAGTGACAAAAGAAACAACGCTGCTGGAAACTAATCCTATCGGCACAATATCCCGGCCTGTGGTCTCGATAGTACCTTTGCCCATGAACCAGGCCCCTACTCCGAACAGAGGAGCAAATAAGATCAACCCCGAGTTTACACCCAGGACGCCGGCGCCATATAACGGCCCTGCCACATTGCCGACATTATTGGCGCCAATAGCCAGAGCTACATAGCAACTGACCACCAAGGTACAAAGCTGCAATTTCTTCTCGTTGCTGAATATCTTCTGATAGAGATAAAAATTGCCGTGGCATGGTGGATAAATTATTTTAAATACGAAGAACGTAATAAGGAACGACAAAATTGGCAGCATTACCCAAGCCAACACTATATTGAAGAAAAGTATTTTTAGCGCCAATGCTTTAAAATATAACCCTGCGCCTGTAATAGCGCCCACAGTTACCTGACTGGTGGATTGCGGTATCTTTAAAATATTCGCCATGAAGAGGCTTAGAGAAGCCGCAGATACTATTATGAGCGCGACAGGCAGGGAAATAAACTCTTTTGCCAATAACTTACCTCCCAGGGTAACCGCAACATTTCTACCCAGAATAATTGCCCCAAGGATCACAAAGACAGCAAATAACACAACAGCGCTCTTTCTAGTGATCAGTTTCGCTCCGAAAGCAGCGGCGAAAGAAGGCGCTATCCCGCTTGCGCCCAT
Proteins encoded in this region:
- a CDS encoding M67 family metallopeptidase, with the translated sequence MVQITKAVLAAIVEHSRQDAPVEACGYLGESNGIITACYRMKNCDGSGEHFSLDPEEQFSVLRDMRNNNIQLAAVYHSHPATPARPSDEDIRLAYDPGIRYIIISLMNGEEPVRSFRIRDSRVEYEDIEIVETCYPIKSAKV
- the moeB gene encoding molybdopterin-synthase adenylyltransferase MoeB produces the protein MIQFTEDQLERYSRHILLKDVGVEGQIKIMESSVLIMGAGGLGAPVALYLAAAGVGTIGIVDYDRVELSNLQRQVIHFTKDIGTPKVLSAAEKMQAINPDVSIKAIHEFVRADTIMGILEGWDFVIDGTDNFAAKFLINDACVMAGIPFSHGGILRFNGQTMTVVPGQSACYRCVFSAPPPKNLVPTCSEAGILGAVAGILGTIQAAEALKFVLGIGGCLTNRLLTFNAMTMDFRTVSFKKRNDCEVCSDMPTIRELVDGELPVCDLKKNTE
- a CDS encoding aminotransferase class V-fold PLP-dependent enzyme; the protein is MTGFSTKAIHGIRLTGDSSRKDVHGSLRMPVYDSAAFEYESSKELQLAFEGKLNTHSYSRISNPTVEDFEQRVRLLSDALGVIAVSSGMAAIANVLITLAEAGSNIVTTRFLFGNTLSLLGKTLKDWGLETRFVDMSEPESIERIIDDGTRAVFLEVITNPQLEVADVKKITEIAHSRRIPVIVDGTLTTPYIFKSKDFGVDIEIISSTKYMSGGATSVGGVIIDNGLFDWSRCGKLKEDSQKYGNFTLLAKLKREVFRNLGSCLSPHNAYLQTLGLETMSLRIDKSCANALEMARFLERHPVAKSVRYPGLESSRFHEIAVAQFGNKFGGLLTFELGNRDDCYRFMDNLRIIRRATNLNDNKTLVLHPASTIFCEFSVEQKKEMGVSDSMVRLAAGIEDSEDILEDIEQALEVI
- the thiS gene encoding sulfur carrier protein ThiS, yielding MIITINGEKQTIEADRVTVQKLLEIKNVKDQDMVSVQLNGNFVKREVFAETPVLENDIIDFLYFMGGGM
- a CDS encoding ubiquinone/menaquinone biosynthesis methyltransferase; amino-acid sequence: MRSEMTGFIQNVFSEVTATYEKINHILAFGFDIAWRKRAARLAARAGAGQWADMCTGTGETASYLRRLAPEGTDIYGIDFSLPMLGVATRKPKGKDITFLASDIRALPFPDESFNLITMSFAARNVNLDKTTLIKTFAEIYRVLKSGGRFVNLETSRPPFSIVRRCFHMYVKLCVKSIGSRISGSRTAYAYLAGTIPRFYAAEELAEIMHQSGFEKVTFDRLLFGVAAIHQGIKQ
- a CDS encoding phosphoadenylyl-sulfate reductase, translating into MGILDNKDDLKVLVETLNFKEKVERSKQLIGEAYKRYGDSLVVANSLGKDSVAVWDLAKKVNPKIRGFIVTTRYKPAETVAFMNDVVKRYPELKVYKSDVPIPDKLYETKPDLCCDILKVEPVKRAIEEMGVTCWVTGLRCTEGRTRTDFKEVEERDEGLVKLNPILIWKEREVWQYLALYRVPVNPLYAEGYRSLGCAPCTKITSEDNERAGRWIGTSKCGGECGIHTRPLKVNKDTMNEVVSESSQA
- the cysK gene encoding cysteine synthase A, which produces MPVSDRIAGDVSELIGRTPLVRLNRVVKENYAEVIAKVEYFNPGGSVKDRACFFMIRDAEEKGFLKPHYTIIEPTSGNTGIGLAMIAAVKGYKCIFTMPETMSLERIYILRSYGAEIVLTPGNSGMQGAIKKAEELHRKIPDSFMPDQFKNTANIRAHRETTAREILRVTGNRIDAFVAGVGTGGTITGVGEVLKEQDPRIRVVAVEPETSAVLSGKKPGPHKIQGIGAGFIPDLLNRNVIDRVIQVSDKNAFEMAGRLAREEGLFVGISSGAAACAGLILAQELGPGKRVVVVFPDTGERYFSTHQYFGI
- a CDS encoding inorganic phosphate transporter; translation: MSTVLLILGIISIFFALNMGASGIAPSFAAAFGAKLITRKSAVVLFAVFVILGAIILGRNVAVTLGGKLLAKEFISLPVALIIVSAASLSLFMANILKIPQSTSQVTVGAITGAGLYFKALALKILFFNIVLAWVMLPILSFLITFFVFKIIYPPCHGNFYLYQKIFSNEKKLQLCTLVVSCYVALAIGANNVGNVAGPLYGAGVLGVNSGLILFAPLFGVGAWFMGKGTIETTGRDIVPIGLVSSSVVSFVTATLLIFASILGIPQSLVQLNVFAIFAISCMKNGHKSTMESHVTTKTLAVWVITPLISTALAYFSLTLLKR